In Bacillus cytotoxicus NVH 391-98, the following are encoded in one genomic region:
- the dltA gene encoding D-alanine--poly(phosphoribitol) ligase subunit DltA, which produces MKLLEQIEKWATETPDQTAFVWRDAKITYKQLKDDSDALAHWISSEYPDDSSPIMVYGHMQPDMIISFLGCVKAGHAYIPVDLSIPADRVLRIAESSGAKLLLSAAELTVTDLPVRTVSQNNLKDIFFTHKGKIPNPEHAVKDDENFYIIYTSGSTGNPKGVQITHNCLVSFTKWAIQDFNLQTGQVFLNQAPFSFDLSVMDIYPSLVTGGTLWAIDKDMIARPKDLFASLKQSNIQVWTSTPSFAEMCLMETSFSESMLPNMKTFLFCGEVLPNEVAKKLMERFPKATIMNTYGPTEATVAVTSIPVTQEVIDTYQSLPVGYCKSDCRLLIMKEDGTIASDGEKGEIVIVGPSVSVGYLGSPELTEKSFTMIDGERAYKTGDAGYMENGLLFYNGRLDFQIKLHGYRMELEEIEHHLRACSYVEGAVIVPIKKGEKYDYLLAVVVPGEHSFEKEFKLTSAIKKELNERLPNYMIPRKFMYQSSIPMTPNGKVDRKKLLSEVTA; this is translated from the coding sequence ATGAAGTTATTAGAACAAATCGAAAAGTGGGCGACAGAAACGCCTGATCAAACCGCTTTCGTTTGGCGAGATGCAAAGATTACGTACAAACAGTTAAAAGACGATTCTGATGCATTAGCACATTGGATTTCATCTGAATATCCAGATGATTCTTCACCAATTATGGTGTATGGCCATATGCAACCTGACATGATCATCAGCTTCTTAGGTTGTGTAAAAGCCGGACATGCTTATATTCCTGTTGATTTATCGATTCCAGCTGACCGTGTACTACGTATTGCGGAAAGTTCTGGTGCGAAACTTCTTTTATCAGCAGCAGAATTAACTGTAACTGACTTACCAGTTCGCACTGTATCTCAAAACAACTTAAAAGACATTTTCTTTACACATAAAGGGAAAATTCCAAATCCTGAACATGCAGTAAAAGACGATGAGAACTTCTATATTATTTACACATCAGGAAGCACAGGTAATCCAAAAGGTGTACAAATTACGCATAATTGTCTTGTTAGTTTTACAAAATGGGCGATTCAAGATTTCAACTTACAAACAGGACAAGTATTCTTAAATCAAGCACCTTTCTCATTTGACTTATCTGTGATGGATATTTACCCATCGTTAGTAACAGGTGGTACACTATGGGCAATCGATAAAGATATGATTGCGCGTCCAAAAGATTTATTTGCATCATTAAAACAATCGAACATTCAAGTATGGACTTCTACACCATCTTTTGCAGAAATGTGTTTAATGGAAACATCTTTCTCTGAAAGTATGCTACCAAATATGAAAACATTCTTATTCTGCGGGGAAGTATTACCAAATGAGGTTGCGAAAAAATTAATGGAACGTTTTCCAAAAGCAACAATTATGAATACGTATGGCCCTACAGAAGCTACTGTTGCTGTAACAAGTATTCCTGTTACGCAAGAAGTTATTGATACGTATCAATCCCTTCCAGTTGGCTATTGTAAATCAGACTGCCGTCTTCTTATTATGAAAGAAGATGGAACGATTGCATCAGATGGAGAAAAAGGTGAAATCGTAATTGTCGGCCCAAGCGTAAGCGTTGGTTATTTAGGAAGCCCTGAATTAACAGAAAAATCATTTACTATGATTGACGGCGAGCGCGCCTATAAAACAGGCGATGCTGGCTATATGGAAAACGGTCTTCTATTCTATAATGGTCGTCTTGATTTCCAAATTAAGCTTCATGGGTATCGAATGGAATTAGAAGAAATTGAGCATCATCTTCGTGCATGTTCTTACGTAGAAGGAGCAGTTATTGTTCCTATTAAAAAAGGTGAGAAATACGATTATTTATTAGCGGTTGTTGTTCCTGGGGAGCATTCGTTTGAAAAGGAATTCAAATTAACATCTGCAATTAAAAAAGAACTCAATGAGCGATTACCAAACTATATGATTCCACGTAAATTCATGTATCAATCTTCTATTCCAATGACACCAAATGGAAAGGTAGATCGCAAAAAATTATTGAGTGAGGTTACAGCATGA
- a CDS encoding flavodoxin — MSKLVMVFASMSGNTEEMADHIAGAIRETGNEIDVIDIMTTPEASILEEYDGILLGAYTWGDGELPDDFLDFYDEMDKIHLTGKKAAVFGSCDSAYPKYGAAVDILIEKLQERGAEVVLEGLKVELTPEDEDIEKCLQFGIDFIKYLS, encoded by the coding sequence TTGAGTAAGTTGGTAATGGTTTTTGCAAGTATGAGTGGCAATACAGAAGAAATGGCTGATCACATTGCTGGAGCAATTCGTGAAACAGGAAATGAAATTGATGTGATCGATATTATGACTACACCAGAAGCTTCTATATTAGAAGAATACGATGGTATTCTTTTAGGTGCATATACTTGGGGCGATGGTGAGCTGCCAGATGATTTTTTAGATTTCTACGATGAAATGGATAAAATTCATTTAACAGGAAAAAAAGCGGCTGTATTTGGTTCTTGTGACTCCGCTTATCCGAAATATGGTGCAGCTGTGGATATTTTAATAGAAAAATTACAAGAACGCGGTGCTGAAGTTGTGTTAGAGGGACTAAAAGTAGAGTTAACGCCAGAAGATGAGGATATAGAAAAGTGTCTTCAATTTGGTATCGATTTTATAAAATACCTTTCTTAA
- a CDS encoding toxin Cry1Ac domain D-VI-related protein translates to MREPYKKRNGRRVITSLLCLSVLTTPIVSEAATEQTNNSKITSKEQIGHMILQVTPSNPTPMPGETITYRYKLTNATNKVIKDVWIADWNVNMLQGRFDLDNDNAFGPGETITMTKKFTVPNDVTEGQTLRSLATVYGVIDGEKITTQAKTLITVDVVQPEISLTVSTNKEVVTPGETIIYTYHIKNTGNRNLTNVWGADWHLGMYQEYADIGPDKILIPGEEVTVQKEFTVPEDAEDQKLIYSVASYYGYYGDTVVKQDARIGITVSYELINKATKGVNRLFTDEGHSTLHANITQRDIDASAKLVLSLPEAKHKQQLQQELEKAQNLLNHLNNATSIVHGLFGDESHSILHNETSKTEIDAAKEKVSQLPDNSNKTELLNEIKKAQQLLKEREATQLKNAQQAVNALFSDDKHTILNDSLTEKEIKEAKQKVELVSNLPEKEVLQKEIERAEHLLNVLNETRKNVDSLFTDRFHTALKETITQVDIDNVKIKVDQLSDNNDRQTLIKEIEKAQNLFNATQTLKLQNAQKAINDLFTANDHNTLKANITQADIDASKAKVDQLPDTEDKTNLLDEIKKAQRLFSELQKAQELLESLFTNGIGTPVKQGITQTDIDKVRTDLKKLPDSPGRTKLLSRVPSNFSNITWYAKPFGDKNVTDSQNITVTKLYKNTQHAPFIDFNFDYSLKGAQVTVSNRDVLDPIIYPDYAEAGNLNMKIMNRGTTKVTISSADGLYFKEITVKVI, encoded by the coding sequence ATGAGAGAACCATACAAAAAAAGAAATGGTAGAAGAGTCATTACATCGCTATTATGTTTATCTGTATTAACAACACCTATCGTTTCAGAAGCTGCAACGGAACAAACTAACAATTCTAAGATTACTAGTAAGGAACAAATAGGTCATATGATCTTACAGGTGACCCCAAGTAATCCAACCCCTATGCCTGGTGAAACGATTACATATCGCTATAAGCTTACAAATGCCACAAATAAAGTCATTAAAGATGTGTGGATTGCAGATTGGAATGTGAATATGTTACAAGGCCGTTTCGATTTAGATAATGATAACGCTTTCGGACCAGGGGAAACCATTACAATGACGAAAAAATTCACTGTGCCAAATGATGTGACAGAGGGCCAAACGCTTCGCAGTTTAGCTACCGTGTATGGTGTGATTGACGGTGAAAAAATAACAACTCAAGCAAAAACATTGATTACAGTTGATGTAGTACAACCAGAAATTTCACTAACGGTTTCAACAAATAAAGAGGTTGTAACACCCGGCGAGACTATCATATACACTTATCATATAAAAAACACAGGCAATCGTAATTTGACTAACGTTTGGGGAGCAGACTGGCATCTTGGCATGTACCAAGAATATGCGGATATTGGTCCTGATAAAATTTTAATACCTGGAGAAGAAGTTACAGTTCAAAAAGAATTTACTGTACCAGAAGATGCGGAAGATCAGAAGCTTATTTATAGTGTTGCCTCCTATTATGGCTACTATGGAGATACCGTGGTGAAGCAAGATGCACGAATTGGTATTACAGTAAGCTACGAACTCATCAATAAAGCAACAAAAGGAGTAAATCGTTTATTCACTGATGAAGGTCATTCCACATTACATGCAAATATTACTCAGCGTGACATTGATGCTTCAGCGAAACTTGTATTAAGTTTACCTGAAGCAAAGCATAAACAACAATTACAGCAAGAATTGGAAAAAGCGCAAAATCTATTGAATCATCTCAATAACGCAACAAGTATCGTCCATGGACTTTTTGGCGATGAATCTCATTCTATTCTTCACAACGAAACATCAAAGACAGAGATTGATGCAGCAAAAGAAAAAGTATCACAACTTCCTGATAACAGCAATAAAACAGAACTGTTAAACGAGATTAAAAAAGCGCAACAATTGCTCAAGGAACGGGAGGCAACACAATTAAAAAATGCGCAACAAGCGGTTAATGCTCTATTCAGCGATGATAAACACACTATATTAAATGACTCTCTTACTGAAAAAGAAATCAAAGAAGCTAAGCAAAAAGTGGAACTTGTATCAAATTTACCTGAAAAAGAAGTATTACAAAAAGAAATCGAACGAGCTGAACATCTATTAAATGTATTAAACGAGACTCGTAAAAACGTAGATTCTCTCTTTACTGATCGTTTCCATACAGCATTAAAAGAGACCATTACTCAAGTTGATATTGATAATGTCAAAATAAAAGTTGACCAACTTTCTGACAACAATGATAGGCAAACTTTAATAAAAGAAATTGAAAAAGCACAAAATTTATTCAATGCTACTCAAACTCTAAAATTACAAAATGCTCAAAAAGCAATTAACGATTTGTTCACGGCCAATGATCACAATACGTTAAAAGCTAATATTACACAAGCTGACATTGATGCCTCCAAAGCGAAAGTTGATCAACTTCCTGATACGGAAGATAAAACAAATCTATTAGATGAGATTAAAAAGGCACAACGACTCTTTTCTGAATTGCAAAAAGCACAAGAACTACTAGAGTCGCTATTTACAAATGGTATCGGAACTCCTGTCAAACAAGGCATTACACAAACAGATATTGATAAAGTACGTACAGATTTAAAGAAACTTCCTGATAGCCCTGGACGTACAAAATTATTAAGTAGAGTTCCTAGCAACTTCTCTAACATTACGTGGTATGCAAAACCATTTGGTGATAAAAACGTCACTGACTCACAAAACATTACAGTTACCAAATTATACAAAAATACTCAACATGCTCCGTTTATAGACTTCAATTTTGATTATTCTTTAAAAGGAGCACAAGTTACTGTCTCAAACCGTGATGTTCTAGACCCTATCATCTATCCTGATTATGCCGAAGCGGGTAATCTAAATATGAAAATCATGAATCGAGGTACAACAAAGGTAACAATTAGCTCCGCTGATGGACTATATTTTAAAGAAATTACGGTCAAAGTGATATAA
- a CDS encoding teichoic acid D-Ala incorporation-associated protein DltX: MERLKEIWSRPLTQWVTKTFYYLAILFALLWLYGFHDTNTSTFIYNEF; encoded by the coding sequence ATGGAAAGATTAAAAGAGATATGGTCTCGACCACTCACACAATGGGTTACAAAAACCTTTTATTACCTTGCAATTTTATTTGCATTACTTTGGTTGTATGGCTTTCATGATACAAACACAAGTACATTTATTTACAATGAATTTTAG
- a CDS encoding M20 metallopeptidase family protein translates to MNDKMIKWQKLISEKNIIKWRRHLHQFPELSFHEKQTSQFIYDILCSFSAFEVTRPTKYSVMAKKKGKKRGKVVAIRADIDALPIQEENEKPYTSFVSDVMHACGHDAHTAILLGAAEAIAKMEEEWAGEIRLFFQHAEEVYPGGAQEMVKAGVMEGVDCIIGLHVMSGLETGKIGIVYGPMMAAPDVFTIEVKGRGGHAARPEETIDPIAVGAQIITNLQHIVSRNTGVFEQRVVSVTQFHGGTADNIIPNTAFLMGTVRSFQQDVRKEAEEKINQIVKGVTEAHGATYEYTYRYGYDPVINDVEVTKVVEESARVLLGSDSIIQLGPSMGGEDFSAYLRKAPGCFFKLGTGNETKKTCYPHHHPKFDVDESALMYGAMLFLEATMKLLEIEC, encoded by the coding sequence ATGAATGATAAAATGATAAAATGGCAAAAGCTTATCTCAGAGAAAAATATAATAAAGTGGCGTCGCCATCTTCATCAGTTTCCTGAACTTTCATTCCATGAAAAACAAACTTCTCAGTTTATCTATGATATATTGTGCTCCTTTTCCGCTTTTGAAGTAACAAGACCAACAAAATATAGTGTGATGGCAAAGAAAAAGGGTAAGAAACGCGGAAAAGTTGTCGCCATTCGAGCAGATATAGATGCGTTACCAATTCAAGAAGAGAACGAAAAGCCGTATACATCATTCGTTTCAGATGTTATGCATGCATGTGGTCATGATGCACATACAGCTATTTTATTAGGAGCAGCAGAGGCGATTGCAAAAATGGAGGAAGAATGGGCTGGCGAGATTCGGTTATTCTTTCAACATGCAGAAGAGGTTTATCCTGGTGGTGCTCAAGAAATGGTAAAGGCTGGGGTTATGGAGGGAGTAGATTGTATTATAGGTCTGCATGTCATGTCTGGGTTAGAAACCGGTAAAATTGGAATCGTATACGGGCCTATGATGGCAGCGCCAGATGTATTTACAATTGAAGTGAAGGGAAGGGGGGGGCATGCGGCTAGACCTGAAGAAACAATTGATCCGATAGCAGTAGGAGCGCAAATCATTACGAATTTACAACATATTGTTTCGAGAAATACAGGTGTTTTTGAACAAAGAGTTGTCTCTGTTACACAATTTCATGGCGGAACAGCGGATAATATTATTCCTAATACAGCATTTTTAATGGGAACGGTACGGTCTTTTCAGCAAGATGTTAGAAAAGAAGCAGAAGAAAAAATTAACCAAATTGTAAAAGGTGTTACAGAAGCACATGGCGCTACATATGAATATACATATCGCTATGGATATGATCCAGTGATTAACGATGTAGAGGTTACAAAAGTTGTCGAAGAAAGTGCTCGAGTGCTATTGGGAAGTGACAGCATTATACAACTGGGTCCTTCCATGGGAGGAGAAGATTTTTCTGCTTATTTAAGAAAAGCTCCAGGCTGTTTCTTTAAACTAGGGACTGGGAATGAAACAAAAAAGACGTGTTATCCACATCATCATCCGAAATTTGATGTAGATGAGTCGGCACTTATGTATGGTGCGATGCTATTTTTAGAAGCGACAATGAAACTATTAGAAATCGAGTGTTGA